The Symphalangus syndactylus isolate Jambi chromosome 1, NHGRI_mSymSyn1-v2.1_pri, whole genome shotgun sequence DNA segment ggacggatcacctgaggtcaggagtttgagaccagcctgaccaatgtgatgaaatcccgtctctactaaaaatacaaagattagccgagcatggtggcatgcgcctgtcatcccagttactcaggaggctgagacaggagaattgcttgaacccgggaggcagaggttgcaatgagcccagatcgcgccattacactctagcctgggcaacaaaagtgaaactccatctaaaaaaaaaaaacaaaaaacgctgggcttggtggctcatggcctgtaatcccagcactttgggaggccgaggctggtggatcacgaggtcaggagttcgagaccagcctggccaacatggtaaaaccccgtctctactaaaaatacaaaaattagcggggcatggtggtgagtgcctgtaatcccagctacttgggaggctgaggcaggagaatcacttgaacctgggaggcagagatcatgccacagcactctgtgctgggcaatagaatgagacactctcatctcaaaaaaaaaaaaaaaaagacttacaggGATCTCTGCTCTTAAaagtcactgatttttttctcactCAGGAAAGCTTATCAGAATTCAGGGGAATGAGCAAGATGCTGACATTAAGCATTGCCTGGGAAGGGCCTATTATTTCCGTTATTTCTGCTTTTATGTAACCGTTGGTTACTTTGGGGGCTATAACacgtataattaaaaaaaaaaaaggccaggtgtggtggctcacgcctgtaatctcagcactttcggaggctgagatgggaggataacaaggtcaggagttcgagaccagcctggccaacatggtgaaaacctgtctctactaaaaatacaaaaattagccaggtgtggtggtgggtgcctgtagtccagctactcaggaggctgaggcaggagaattgctggaacccaggaggtggagtgagccaagatcgtgccactgcactcccagcctgggtgacagagtgagagtctgtctcaaaaaaaaaaaaaaaaaaaaaaaaaaaatcttgagtgCTTAccttgtgctaggcactgtgttcTTTTATGATCTCAGTTAGTCCCCATAGCAACCCTATAAGGTGTCAGTACTCTTATAACTGAGACTAAGAGAGGCATTTGAAACTTTGTTGAAGTCTCACAACTAGGAAATGGCAGAACCAAGATTTGAACTTGGTTCAGTATAGGTCCACAGCTGAGCTCTTCAATGTTAGACTGCTTCCTCTGCTTATTACTAATAACACCGAACTTTGGACAGACGCCGAATGACTGATTGTGACATtccagcaagtttttttttttttttttgagtctcgcgcggtcgcccaggctggagtgcagtggcgcgatctcggcacactgcaagctccgcctcctgggttcacgccattctcctgcctcagcctccccagtagctgggactacaggcgcctgccaccacacctggctaattttttgtatttttagtagagacggggtttcactgtgttagccaagatggtcttgatctcctgacctcaagatccacccgccttggcctcccaaagtgctgggattacaggcgtgagccactgctcccggccaagtttttttttttttgagatggagttttgctcttgttgtccaggctggagtgcaatggcctgcagttgtggctcactgcaacctctgcctcccgggttcaagccattcgcctgcctcagcctcccaagtagctgggattacaggcatctgccaccatgcccggctaatttttgtgtttttagtagggatggggtttcaccatgttggccaggctggtctcaaactcctgacctcaggtgatctgcccttcttgggcttccaaagtgctgggattacaggtgtgtgcccccgcGCCCAGCCAATCCAGCAAGTTTTAACTTGGTCAAAATCCACTAATCTAAAACTTTGTGCACCCTTCCCGCTCTGAAGACCAGTGAGCCAGCCGGCCAGGGTGCAGGTGTCTCCTACCTACCCTGGGGCCCCTCACTGTATGTTGActattgacaaatatttattgtgtgctgGCTGTGAATAGGAATTATATATTGAGCACTTAGGTGTCGTGAACCATGCTAGATGTTTTGCCCATATTATCCCCTTTAATTCTCACTACCCAACTCTGTGGGGCACTTTTACAGCTGGGAAACTGAGGGTTCGAGGGGTTAGGTatgggacttgcccaaggtcataaagGTATGTGGTAGCCAGAGTCCCTGCTCGGCACAGACCTGTTCTTTGCTGTCCTGGCCAGTGTTCTAGGCCTTGGGGACATAGCTGGGGCTGAAGCAGGGCTGTTTCTGCCCTCAAGCAGTTTACATCCTGGCAGAGGGGAGGGCTGGGTAACAGTGAGTTGCACAGACTTGTCTTATTACAGCCGTGGTCTGTGCAGGAAGGGGAGGTGCTGGTTCTGAGGCTCCAGagggcttgtcttttttttttttttttttttttttgagatggagtcttgctctgtcgctcaggctggagtccagtggcgccatctcggctcagtgcaagctccgcctcccgggttcacgccattctgctgcctcagcctcccaagtagctgggactacaggtgcccaccaccacgcccggctaatttttttgtatttttagtagagacggggtttcaccatgttagccaggatggtctcgaactcctgacctcgtgatccgcccgcctcggcctcccaaagtgctgggattacgctcccggcctctttttttttttagatggagtctcactctgtcgccaggctggagtgcaatggcatgatctcagctcactgcaacctccgcctcccaggttcaagcaattctcctgccttagcctcctgagtagctgggagtacaggcgcatgcccagctaatttttgtatttttagtagagatggggtttcaccgtgttggtcaggctggtctcgaactcctgacctcgtgatctgcctgcctcggcctcccaaagtgctgggattataggcatgagccactgcgcccggcctttttttttttttttttgatacagagtttcgctctggttgcccaggctggagtgtaatggcatgatcttggttcactgcagcctctgcctcccgggttcaagcgattctcctgcctcagcctcccgagcagctgggattacagacatgcactaccatgcccagctaattttttttttttttttttttttgagatggagtcttgctgtgtcacccaggctggagtgcagtggcacaatctcggctcactgcaatctctgcctccccggttcaagtggttctcctgcctcagcctcctgagtagctgggactacaggcgcctgccaccacgcccagctaatttttgtacttttagtagagacggggttttaccatgttggccaggctgttctcgaactcctgacctcagatgatccacctatctcggtctcccaaagtgctgggattacaggcatgagccactgcgcctggccatggtGTCTTGAGTTGAGTGCAGAAGCCCAAGTAGGGGGTAGGAGAAAATGCACTGCGAGGAGAAACGTGCTGCGGCCTGCTGTCTAGCTGTGTCATTTGGTCCTTGCGGGGCCCTGTGAGGCCGGGAGGGCCGCCAGCacccaccatgtgccaggccTCGTTGCTAGTGCTGGGGCCAGTTCCTGCCCCGGTTGAGCTGCCACTGAAGGGGGAGGCATAATAAACGAGATAGGTGAGTGCATATGCAGCGTGTTCTGTGGTGCTGAGGGCTGAAGAGAAACCAGAAGCAGGGCTCAGAGGCTAGGAGGACTCTGCGAAGGGATCTGGCATTGTCACAGGGTGGCCAGGGAAGACCTCCAAGGTGACAGTGAGCAGAGGGAGGTGAGGGAGCCTGTGTGGACTTCAGGACCAGAGCTCCAGGCAGGGCCTGTTTGAGGAACATGGAGGAGACAAGAGCAAGGAGCAGAGGTCAAAAGGAGGCAAGAAGCAGGGGCATAGGCCTGGGAGGACGTGGGTTCGCATTCGCTTGGACTCAGAGAAGGGAAATCCGCAGAGGGTTTTGAGAAGAGGAGGTACAGGATGTAATGGAGGCTTAATAGGACCCTCTTGGCTGCTGTGTCGAGAACAGACTGGAGCAAGCAGGGACAGAGCAGGAGGCCAGCGAGGGGCGAGGTGACAGTGACTATCGGGTCAAGGGTGGAAGTAGTTGCCAGGGGCAGGAGGTGGATTCTGGACCTTGGAGGAGGTAAAGCCCACCATAATGTGTTGGTGGCTTGGATGTGGGGTGTGAGAGGAACCAGAGATTCTGCCTAGGTTTCTTCTTGGGCGAGTGAACACATGGAGTCCACGTAGGCTGTGTTTGGTCCGAGATGCCTTCTAGACATGCAGGATGTCGAGGAGGCAGCTGGAGAGATGGGTCTGAGGCTCACAGCAAGTACAGGCTAGAGGTAGAAACGTGAGAGCCCCACGGCTGGGGAAGATCGCCATGGGATTGGAGATGAGCTCCAAGGACAGCCCTGGCAGTCTGGATGGAAGAGCTTGGGAAGATGCACAGAAACCACAAAGTGGCTGGCGCGGTGGGAGGAAAaccagagtgtatggtgtcctaGAAGCAAAAGAAGACAGTGTTTAAGTGTTTCTAGGAGCAGGAAGTGATCGGCAGCCTTAGATCCTCCTTTTAGGCCAAGTAACATGAGGACTGAGAATTGACCACTGGATTTAGCAATGCAAAGGTCCTTGTGGCCCTTGATGTCAGCAGATGAGGGCAGTGTGGTCCAGAGATGGGGCTCGGGGCTGAGATGCAGCCCCACTGCCTGGTCCAGCTCCTCCCTCATCCAGGCAGGGCTCCCCCACCCAGCAGCCACTCCCCTCCCTGCCTGCTCATGGCCGCCTGCTCTCCCTTTCCTCCCCGTACCCCCAGACCTGTGCTTGCCCAGGGAGAGTCAGGGCTCTCCTGTCAGCTGGGTCCCCTCCCGGCCCTGGGAGGCCGCCACTGGAGCCCTGCCTCTTCCTGGCAGGGAGCATCGAGTACAGCTGTCCAGCCTCCAACGAGTGTGAGATCACCAAGCGGAGACGCAAGGCCTGCCAGGCCTGCCGCTTCACCAAGTGCCTGCGGGTGGGCATGCTCAAGGAGGGTGAGCgctgggcaggggctgggtgAGGGCTGGGGGAGTCGGGGACCCGGGCCAGGTGGGGGTGAGGCCTGGGAGTTCTGGTGAGTGGACTCGGGGAGGACAGCTCTGGAGAGCAAGCCCCACCCTGCCCACAGCACCACAGTCACAGTCCTATCTGTCCTACAATTCAAGGAGTGCGCCTGGACCGCGTCCGGGGTGGGCGGCAGAAGTACAAGCGGCGGCCAGAGGTGGACCCACTGCCCTTCCCGGGCCCCTTCCCTGCTGGGCCCCTGGCAGTCGCTGGAGGTCCCCGGAAGACAGGTGAGAGCACTGTGGGTCCCTGGGGCTGGGAAACGGGAGGCCTATGTGTGGCATCATAGTTACCTTGGGCACTGGGACCTGTATTTCCCCTTCGTCTCTTCACTCACTCATTTCCCCAAGACATGTGAAACTGCCTTTTCCTGCATCAGGAAAAGTAGTAGGACTGGGAACAGGGACGATTTTCCAACACTCACAGCCTGTCCACAAACACATGGGCTTTCCTTGGGAAAGAGTTAGCGCTCTTCCCTGGAGGGAAGTCGCTGGCCAGCTGCTACTGAGGAAGGCCACAGGGGGAGCGACTGTGGGAAGATGCTTGACCCCTGAGGCCCGACAGATTCGAGTGCTCCTGACTCTTGTCCTCTAATTGTCACCGCAGCCCCAGTGAATGCACTGGTGTCTCATCTGCTGGTGGTTGAGCCTGAGAAGCTCTATGCCATGCCTGACCCCGCGGGCCCGGATGGGCACCTCCCAGCTGTGGCTACCCTCTGTGACCTCTTTGACCGAGAGATCGTGGTCACCATCAGCTGGGCCAAGAGCATCCCAGGTAAAGGGCCCAGGTGACCCAGGGCTGCCCTGAACGGGCCCGGCTCTGGTGCGCTTGCTCAGCCAGGCCCGCTCCCCGCTGCCTCCTAGGCTTCTCATCACTGTCGCTGTCTGACCAGATGTCAGTACTGCAGAGCGTGTGGATGGAGGTGCTGGTGCTGGGTGTGGCCCAGCGCTCACTGCCACTGCAGGATGAGCTGGCCTTCGCTGAGGACTTAGTCCTGGATGAAGAGGGGGCACGGGCAGCTGGCCTGGGGGAACTTGGGGCTGCCCTGCTGCAACTAGTGCGGCGGCTGCAGGCCCTGCGGCTGGAGCGAGAGGAGTATGTTCTACTGAAGGCCCTGGCCCTTGCCAATTCAGGTGAGTCTGGGGCAGGCACTGACAGCTGTCCCCATAAGGTCTTCAGGTTTTTAACTCAGTGATGGTGGCAcagtcccattttgcagataaggaaaacaGGCTTAGGGAAGAACaatgacttgctcaaagtcaaaAAGCAAGCCAAGTGCAGGCTCCAAACTGCACACAGGATTTTGAGGCCTAGTGCCATGCTAATGCAGAAAAGTCAAGTTTAGTGggagggcaggtggggagggTATAAGGTGGCCACAGTTGAGGGAGAAAGGGTGGGGTCCTGGCCCACGAGCCGCAGCAGTGAGTGGTGCCTCTCAGTCAGCCAATCAACAAATCCTCGTTTGGCTCCTCCTTAGGCCCCATCCCGCAGTGCTCAAGATGTGGGGAGTGCCCTTGCCAGAGATAGCCCAGGCCAACACCACGCTCCTCTCTTGCAGACTCTGTGCACATCGAAGATGCCGAGGCTGTGGAGCAGCTGCGAGAAGCTCTGCACGAGGCCCTGCTGGAGTACGAAGCCGGCCGGGCCGGCCCCGGAGGGGGTGCTGAGCGGCGGCGGGCGGGCAGGCTGCTGCTCACACTACCGCTCCTCCGCCAGACAGCGGGCAAAGTGCTGGCCCATTTCTATGGGGTGAAGCTGGAGGGCAAGGTGCCCATGCACAAGCTGTTCTTGGAGATGCTCGAGGCCATGATGGACTAAGGCAAGGGGTGGGACTGGTGGGGGTTCTGGCAGGACCTGCCTAGCATGGGGTCAGCCCCAAGGGCTGGGGTGGAGCTGGGGTCTGGGCAGTGCCACAGCCTGCTGGCAGGGCCAGGGCAATGCCATCAGCCCCTGGGAGCAGGCCCCAcgccctctcctccccctcctagGGGGTGTCAGAAGCTGGGAACGTGTGTCCAGGCTCTGGGCACAGTGCTGCCCCTTGCAAGCCATAATGTGCCCCCAGAGCTTAGGGGGCCTTGCGGAAGCCATAGGGGGCTGCAGGGGATGTGTGGGAGGCAGAAGCCTATCtcagggagggaaggggatggaGGCCACAGTCTCCCTGTGGGTGATGCTTTTGCTGCTGCTTAATCCTACCCCCTCTTCAGAGCAGAGTGGGACTTGGAGAGCAAAGGCCCATGCCCCCTTCGCTCCTCCTCTCATCATTTGCATTGGGCATTAGTGCCCCCCCTTGAAGCAATAACTCCAAGCAGACTCCAGCCCCTGGACCCCTGGGGTGGCCAGGGCTTCCCCATCAGCTCCCAACAAGCCTCCTCAGGGGGCAGGAGAGCACTGCCTCTATGCCCTGCAGAGCAATAACACTATATTTATTTTTGGGTTTGGCCAGGGAGGCGCAGGGACATGGGGCAAGTCAGGGCCCAGAGCCCTTGGCTGTACAGAGActctattttaatgtatatttgctGCAAAGAGAAACCGCTTTTGGTTTTGAacctttaatgagaaaaaaatatataatatcgaGCTCAAGAACACTGTGTGTTTGGTGTCATTGGGTCAAGGGTTGGGGATACACACGGCAGAATTCGGAAACAGGGTATATATCAACAAAAATACACACAGTCATAACAAGAAAAACTGGAGCCTGGCACAATCaactctcagtttcctcctcacTCAGCAGCATGTTGGGGATCCCGCGGCTGATGGGGAACATACGTCCAGATTCTGGGCACTGCAGGGTGCCCTCTATCACTTCCACCTGCGGGCGGGGAGGGACAGAGCTGAGCACTGGCAGCCTCAGTGCGAGAGGCAGGTGGCCCGGGAAGCAAGCGATGGGCCGCTTCTCACCTCCAGCAGCAGGTGGTGCATGGTCCTCAGAAACTCTTCATTCTCCTCATATCCCTCAACCGGCCCTTTAGGCACCTGGATCAGGCGCAACTGTGGGCAAGACGCCGAAATTATCTCCAGGCATCCCGAACTCCCGCCTCAGCCCGGCTGAGGTGTGCCCGCCCCGCACTCCCCGGGATATGCTCGGGCGGGGTAAGGATCCTCACGTTATCTGCCGCCTCCAGGAACGCCGACCACTCCACCTTAGGTATCATACGCGCCACGAAGTTGGGATTGAATTCCACAGGGCAGATACGGACCTCGGTGGCCTGCAGGGCGGAGGAATTTAGTTAGGTAAGCACTGGACCGCGGCCCACCATCCCGCTCGAAAAGGGAAGACTGCCGCCGGCGGGTACCTGGAGGCGCAGGGGGAAGCCACGGGACCCCACCCCGCGCACATGCGAGCTCAGCAGATTGTGGGTGAGCAGTTTCATGTCGCCGCACAAGCGCTCGCCAGGCCGGAACCGGAAAGACGTCGTCATCCGCTGCGTCACTTCCGAGGACGCTCCGCTCGATGCTATTGGATGGCCAGGAGAACCGGAAGTGGCGAACTTGCTAGAACTTCTCGTGTTTGTGGGAGCTGAGGTAGATAGGTGAAAGACCTGTCGGGTCACGCGCCGCTACCGGAAGCGTCTCAGCAGGAGGTTCCTACGGCGcacgcccagctgtttttttgcCACAACTCCTTCGTAATATGCAAATCATATGCAAAATAGCTGCAATGCAGAGGCTTTGGTTGAATGCAAAATAAACGTATTTTACTCCTACACTGGCGCCTAACACCGTCGTCTTCTGTACCCCGCTTTCGGTTAAGGGGCAGAAATACTGCCCTATCTGCAAATTAGGCCCATGGAAGCCAAGCGGCACCTCATTTCTATATGCAAATTAGCTGCTGCAGTGCCGAAAGCTCTGCCCCATTTGTAGTTGCGTCTGCTGTTCAGCCCCCAATGAGGCGAGGGTCCCGGAAGCCCTGTTCTACGCGTAGCCGCTCGCGCTTGCGCAGTGGCCTGAGGCGGCCCAGGCCCGCCTTTCGCAGGGTGTCGCAGCTGTGCCTCCAGCGGTGCCCCGCCTGCTGCGGTGGCCCCAGCCAGGGGGCGGAGTGGAAGTGGTCGTGGGGCGGGTATGGGACTAGCCGGCGTGTGCACCCTGAGACGCTCAGCGGGCTATATACTCGTTGGTGGGGCAGCCGGTCAGTCTGTggcagcggcagcggcagcggcagcAAGACGGTGGAGTGAAAGAGGGTGGGCGTCTGGCGGGGTCCGCAGTTTCAGCAGAGCCGCTGCAGCCATGGCCCCGATCAAGGTGACCGCTGGCCCGGCCGGGCCTGACATCCCCTACTACCCCCATGGCAACCCCCGTCCCGCTGGTCTGAGAGTATCGCCTTATTTCCTGCCTGCCAGACCCCTCCCCGCCGCCCGCCCGGATCATCCCTTCAGAAGGCCCTCGTGGCTGCCTACCCTTCTCGCCAATCGTGGGGGCCTCACCTCCCGGGACAGTCCCGAGgcactgtggttttttttttttttttttttttttgagacggagtctttctgtgtcgcccaggctggagtgcagtgtcgcagtctctgctcactgcagcctccgcctcctgggttcaagcgattctactgcctcagcctcctgagtagctgggactacaggcgcgagccaccacgcccggctattgtatttttaatagagacggggtttcaccctgttcaggttgatctcgaactcctgacctcaggtgaaccacccgcctcggcctcccgaagtgctaggattacaggtgtcagacaCCACTCCCGGCCTTATTTCCCCTATCTTCTGAAACAGCTGTCCCTTAGCGCCCCCGCGGGGGCTCCCCCCATTCCACTCCGCGACCTCCCCTCCTCCCATGGCGAATTCCCACCTTTCTGCCTTGTCTTTCACTCAGCTCCTGGAACCATCCCCAGGGCCGTGGaccttcccctttctcctcccaAACCCTGTGAGACCCCATTCCCTTTCTACTTCATCCTGCTCCCAACCTTTGAGCTCCTCAGAGACTCCCTCACCTCTGACTCTCTCTCCCTACCCACTGTGGCCCCATGAAGCCCTCAAGTACTCTGGGGATGGATCCTTCCCCCTTCAAAAGATTCCTTCTTTTGTTCTACACCTCCTGGGTGTAGGGGCCTGGACACCCTCCCTCAACGTTCCACCTGCCGatgcccttcctcttccttctcctgagGGTGGGACCCTCAGACCTGGCCAATATCCTCTCCCTCCGTGTTGTCAGGGACTCCTCCTCACCCCCAAATACAGCCCTCTAGCCCCTGCCCATTTTATCCCACTCCTTTCCTGTAACCTAGACCGCATGTTATGCAACCCTTTGCGACAGTTGGGGAagccttccctccctttctttgttGTCATCAATGGCCTCTTAAGAGGAGCAGGGCCACCTTGAAACTTGGAGGATATGGGGTAACCCGGTGCGAGCGGGCAGGGAGGGCCCTTGGAAACTCTGACAGGGCTGGAGTATCCTGCTGGGTTTCAGCCTCGGCTCCTGCAGGTGCAGCTGCCAGGCTCTCTGTTCACCTTCCTGCCTCTGGTTTGCCCCGGCTCTCTCACCCCCCTTACCCTGGAGTCCTTCCCTCTAGGTGGGAGATGCCATCCCAGCAGTGGAGGTGTTTGAAGGCGAGCCAGGAAACAAGGTGAACCTGGCAGAGCTGTTCAAGGGCAAGAAGGGTGTGCTGTTTGGAGTTCCCGGGGCTTTCACCCCTGGATGTTCCAAGGTGAGGCCCTTCCCCTTCTGAAGATCAGGACCTGGGATCTTTTTTGTTGCTCTTAAGCCCTCCACAGTCCTGATAGGACTCCTAAAAAGCATTTCAGTGCCATCAGAAAACAAGTAGAGCTGGGTagagctgggcgcggtagctcacgcctgtaatcccagcactttgagaggccaaggcgggtggatcatgagatcaggagttcaaaaccagcctggccaagatggtgaaaccctatctctactaaaaatgcaaaaaaatcagccgggcatggtggcgggtgcctgtaatcccagctactggggaggctgaggcagagaattgcttgaacccaggaggcggaggttgcagtgagtggagatcgtgccactgcactccagcctgggcgaaagagcgagactctgtctgaaaattaaaaaaaaaagaaaaagaaaacaagtagagACTACAAAAAGGGAACAGTACCAGGAATGTTGGAGAAAAGCATATTACAATTAAATCCAGCACCCCTGTTGGTCCTGCTAAATGACAGGCCCTGTGGAAGGTGCTTGCAACTCAGATAAGTAAGACATAGTTCTGCCCATGGAAAGTTCATGTCTGGACCATAAGGCATTAGGTTTCATTCTGAGCTTCCTAGTGGCCAAGgcaaaaaggaaatagaatggtTTAGACAGCTCTCATTGTCTGATCAAAGGTGTTGAGGCAGAGCACTGAGGAGGGCCTGGAGATGAAGGGTGGGCTGGGGATCAGATGCAATTATCCCTTTGCCGaccctttcttccccttccccagacCCACCTGCCAGGGTTTGTGGAGCAGGCTGAGGCTCTGAAGGCCAAGGGAGTCCAGGTGGTGGCCTGTCTGAGTGTTAATGATGCCTTTGTGACTGGCGAGTGGGGCCGAGCCCAGAAGGCGGAAGGCAAGGTGAGGTGCTGGGCCTGCAGGGAGTCAGGACCAGGTAGGATATTCTTCTTGTAACCTTTACTTTCTCTGCAGGTTCGGCTCCTGGCTGATCCcactggggcctttgggaaggtGAGTGTTCCCCTGACCGCCACAGGGACAGGGCAGTGTGGGGAGCAGTGGAGGCCCTTGGCCTCTTCAGGAATTTCTGacacttttctctgtttcttcttagGAGACAGACTTATTACTAGATGATTCGCTGGTGTCCATCTTTGGGAATCGACGTCTCAAGAGGTAAAAGTAGAGAGTCCTGTGTGGAGAGAGTCCTGTGTGGGGAGAGTCCTGTGTGGGGAGAGTCCTGTGTGGAGAGAGTCCTGTGTGGGGAGAGTCCTGTGTGGGGAGAGTCCTCTCTGGAGTTCTCTTGGACCCCTGGCTCTTCACCTCCTGTCTCCATGACCAGCCTCCAAGCCCAGGCTGATGCAGCTGGCTGGGCCCCTCTTTCCGGCAGGTTCTCCATGGTGGTACAGGATGGCATAGTGAAGTCCCTGAATGTGGAACCAGATGGCACAGGCCTCACCTGCAGCCTGGCACCCAACATCATCTCACAGCTCTGAGGCCCTGGGCCAGATCACTTCCTCCACCCCTCCCTATCTCACCTGCCCAGCCCTGTGCCGGGGCCCTGCAATTGGAACGTTGGCCAGATTTCTGCAATAAACACTTGTGGTTTGTGTCCATCTCCTTGGTTATGAATGGCTGTTTCGCTAAGCACCAGGCATTCTGGCATCATCACAGACTGGGTGAGAGTGGTGAGGGCGCAGATGGGCTGAGGGAGAATGTAGGGGGTCATGGCTTAATTAAGGGGGAGCTAGGGAGGGCCTTTCAAGGgaggtgttttgttgtttttttttgagacagagtttcactctgtcacctaggctggagtgcagtggcgtgatcttggctcaccacaacctccacctccctggttcaagcgattttcctgcctcagactccccagtagatgggattacaggtgtctgccaccacgcccaactaagtttttgtatttttggtagaggcggggtttcaccatgttacccaggctggtctcgaactctgacctcaggtgatcacccgcctccacctcccaaagtgctgggattacaggtgtgagccactgcgcccggcctcgagGCAGGTGTTACTGAGCACTGAGAAGGAGCCAGCAATctgaagaggaagggaagaagcgGTCCCCACAGAGGCAGCACAGAGGGCAAGGCCCAGCCGTTGCCATGTGGCGCACAGTGTGGCCTTTGTACCTGCTCTCTGGGTGCTGACTGATGCCATTTAGTCTGGAAACCTCTTGGCGGGAATCTTGGCTCCCAGCATTCCTGCCGGGGCCCAGCCCCACTGTCCTTTCAGACTGAACCCCTCCTGGGCACACCCTCATCCCAGGAAGAGCTCAGGTCACCTTAGGACCGTCTGATGGACAGGGAGAGGGGCTCTGGCACAGCACTTGCTCATTCCAGGAGGGCTCCCTGGGGGAAGAGTCTAGGTgagctggggaggggagaagatgGTGGTGAGGCCTGACCAGCGGTGGCTGG contains these protein-coding regions:
- the ESRRA gene encoding steroid hormone receptor ERR1 isoform X3; this translates as MLGQEGSRVSGVKSSVTSAMSSQVVGIEPLCIKAEPASPDSPKGSSETETEPPVALAPGPAPTRCLPGHKEEEDGEGAGPGEQGGGKLVLSSLPKRLCLVCGDVASGYHYGVASCEACKAFFKRTIQGSIEYSCPASNECEITKRRRKACQACRFTKCLRVGMLKEGVRLDRVRGGRQKYKRRPEVDPLPFPGPFPAGPLAVAGGPRKTAPVNALVSHLLVVEPEKLYAMPDPAGPDGHLPAVATLCDLFDREIVVTISWAKSIPGFSSLSLSDQMSVLQSVWMEVLVLGVAQRSLPLQDELAFAEDLVLDEEGARAAGLGELGAALLQLVRRLQALRLEREEYVLLKALALANSDSVHIEDAEAVEQLREALHEALLEYEAGRAGPGGGAERRRAGRLLLTLPLLRQTAGKVLAHFYGVKLEGKVPMHKLFLEMLEAMMD
- the ESRRA gene encoding steroid hormone receptor ERR1 isoform X1 — protein: MRTAGPTPAVSWRKRSRKRPRCPFVSYKQPAAPPSEGTRRGGAARPEEAAEEGPPAAPGPLWHSGPLGPHACPTALPEPQVCAGWGGTQRPGRWRPLRQREYKSGPAGWSRGGGAAPAVCLGSACWGRRAAACQVTSAMSSQVVGIEPLCIKAEPASPDSPKGSSETETEPPVALAPGPAPTRCLPGHKEEEDGEGAGPGEQGGGKLVLSSLPKRLCLVCGDVASGYHYGVASCEACKAFFKRTIQGSIEYSCPASNECEITKRRRKACQACRFTKCLRVGMLKEGVRLDRVRGGRQKYKRRPEVDPLPFPGPFPAGPLAVAGGPRKTAPVNALVSHLLVVEPEKLYAMPDPAGPDGHLPAVATLCDLFDREIVVTISWAKSIPGFSSLSLSDQMSVLQSVWMEVLVLGVAQRSLPLQDELAFAEDLVLDEEGARAAGLGELGAALLQLVRRLQALRLEREEYVLLKALALANSDSVHIEDAEAVEQLREALHEALLEYEAGRAGPGGGAERRRAGRLLLTLPLLRQTAGKVLAHFYGVKLEGKVPMHKLFLEMLEAMMD
- the ESRRA gene encoding steroid hormone receptor ERR1 isoform X2; the protein is MSSQVVGIEPLCIKAEPASPDSPKGSSETETEPPVALAPGPAPTRCLPGHKEEEDGEGAGPGEQGGGKLVLSSLPKRLCLVCGDVASGYHYGVASCEACKAFFKRTIQGSIEYSCPASNECEITKRRRKACQACRFTKCLRVGMLKEGVRLDRVRGGRQKYKRRPEVDPLPFPGPFPAGPLAVAGGPRKTAPVNALVSHLLVVEPEKLYAMPDPAGPDGHLPAVATLCDLFDREIVVTISWAKSIPGFSSLSLSDQMSVLQSVWMEVLVLGVAQRSLPLQDELAFAEDLVLDEEGARAAGLGELGAALLQLVRRLQALRLEREEYVLLKALALANSDSVHIEDAEAVEQLREALHEALLEYEAGRAGPGGGAERRRAGRLLLTLPLLRQTAGKVLAHFYGVKLEGKVPMHKLFLEMLEAMMD
- the TRMT112 gene encoding multifunctional methyltransferase subunit TRM112-like protein isoform X2; the encoded protein is MTTSFRFRPGERLCGDMKLLTHNLLSSHVRGVGSRGFPLRLQATEVRICPVEFNPNFVARMIPKVEWSAFLEAADNVPKGPVEGYEENEEFLRTMHHLLLEVEVIEGTLQCPESGRMFPISRGIPNMLLSEEETES
- the TRMT112 gene encoding multifunctional methyltransferase subunit TRM112-like protein isoform X1 produces the protein MTTSFRFRPGERLCGDMKLLTHNLLSSHVRGVGSRGFPLRLQATEVRICPVEFNPNFVARMIPKVEWSAFLEAADNLRLIQVPKGPVEGYEENEEFLRTMHHLLLEVEVIEGTLQCPESGRMFPISRGIPNMLLSEEETES